AGCAGATAGAGGAGGAGCCGCCCGTGGGCACACGGCGCACGGGCGGCTCGGATGGGGGACGAGTTGTGTTGGTTGGTCAGCCGGCGCGGACCTGGACGCGCTGGGCGCGCCGCGAGGTTCTCTTGGGCAGAACGATGGTCAGCACGCCGTCGCGGCAGGTCGCCGTGATGCCTTCCTGATCCACGTCCTCGCCCAGGCGGAACGCGCGGCGGTAGTCGCCCACACCGAACTCGCCCTGCACCCAGCGGGCGTCCTCGGGGTAGCGTTGCTCGACGCGGGCCTCGACGGTCAGTACGCCGTCGTCGATCGTGAGCGAGATGCCCTCGGGCGTCGCCCCGGGGACGTCGGCGTGGATCTCGAAGCGGTCATCAAAGGTGAAGAAGTCGCTCGGCGGCCTGTAGAGCCTGCGCTCGCCCGCGACGTTCGACACGGACCCGTTGCGTTCAATCACCGTCGTCTCGTTCATGGTGGTGTCCTCCGTTTGGTGTTCGAGCGTGCGGCACGACCTCACGAGGCGTTCACCGGGAGCGTCTTCGCCTGCTTCGTTTCCGGCGCGCCCAGGGCACGCACCTCGATCTTGCGCGGCCGCGCCGACTCGGCCTTGGGCATCGTCACCCGCAGCACGCCGTTCGTCAGCGTCGCCTCGACGCGCGACGGATCGATCGGCAGCGGCAGGCCGACCGTGCGTTCGAAGTGCGCCAGTTCACGCTCGACGCGCAGGGTCTCCGCGCCTTCGGGAGTGGTGCGCTCACGCCGGCCGCGCACCGTCACGAGGTTCTCCGTTGCCGTCACCTCGACCTCGTCGAGTGAGAAGCCGGGGAGTTCCGCCTCGAGATGGAACGCGGTGTCGTCGTGCCAGAGGTTGACGGCGGGCCACGAGGCCGGCACGGACGGCGCGATGCCGAACGCTTCGTCCATCCGGCGGGTCATCGCATCGAACACCCGCCCGAACTGCCTCGACAGGTCATCGATTCTCGGGGTCAGGATCAGTGTGCCACGCATGGGTCGCCTCCTTTCGATCGTTCATTCCCGGTCGCCGATTCCCACAGACCGGCGCTACGGGAAGGTGGGCAACCAGCGTGCCAGCGCGCGTGGCGACCACGGAGTCATGGGGGCGAGCGGAGCGTCTGTCGCGGAGGCAATGCGTGCAGGGCGGGCTGTCAAGTTGACAGCCCAGGGCTCGAGACTCAGGACTCGAGCGTCCAGGCTCCTCCTACGATCCCCTGCCGGTGGGGTGGCCGAGTGGTCGAAGGCGCCGGTCTTGAAAACCGGTAGACCCGTCAGGGTCTCGCGGGTTCGAATCCCGCCCCCACCGCTTGTTTTTCGGACAATCCTTGGGGGTAGCCGCCGCGTCGGCTCACCCCGGGGAGACGCCGTGTCGATGCTTACGCGGGCCTCGCGTGATCGCACCCCGTCCGGAGGAACGGAAGATGCGCCTCGACTTCGACATCGCTTATCTGTCGCTGGAGATCGGGATCGACTCTCGCATCCCGACCTACGCCGGCGGCCTCGGCGTGCTCGCGGGCGACACCATGCTCGCCGCCGCCGACCTCGGTATCCCCATGGTCGGCGTCACCCTCCTCTACCGCGAGGGCTACTTCACGCAGGAACCGGCGGGGGGCAACCCGCGCGACATTCCCCAGCCCTGGGAGCCTGAGCGCGTGCTGCGCCAGATGCTCCCGCGCGTCGTCGTGCCGATCGACGGACGGCCGGTCATGCTCCGCGCCTGGCGGCACGACGCGGTGGGCGTGGGCGGGCACGTCGTCCCCGTCTACTTCCTCGACGCCGAGCTCCCCGAGAACGATCCGGACGCTCGCATCATCACCCGCCGCCTCTACGCCGGCGACCACCAG
The window above is part of the Synechococcales cyanobacterium CNB genome. Proteins encoded here:
- a CDS encoding Hsp20/alpha crystallin family protein gives rise to the protein MNETTVIERNGSVSNVAGERRLYRPPSDFFTFDDRFEIHADVPGATPEGISLTIDDGVLTVEARVEQRYPEDARWVQGEFGVGDYRRAFRLGEDVDQEGITATCRDGVLTIVLPKRTSRRAQRVQVRAG
- a CDS encoding Hsp20/alpha crystallin family protein produces the protein MRGTLILTPRIDDLSRQFGRVFDAMTRRMDEAFGIAPSVPASWPAVNLWHDDTAFHLEAELPGFSLDEVEVTATENLVTVRGRRERTTPEGAETLRVERELAHFERTVGLPLPIDPSRVEATLTNGVLRVTMPKAESARPRKIEVRALGAPETKQAKTLPVNAS